One window from the genome of Entelurus aequoreus isolate RoL-2023_Sb linkage group LG04, RoL_Eaeq_v1.1, whole genome shotgun sequence encodes:
- the LOC133647682 gene encoding uncharacterized protein LOC133647682 isoform X2 — MDEDGMDSPVAVKVEGHSRSIILRYFRGDIGSMVDAHFHRALNKVSRANAPVGRAKKIRKTIKLEDSSHCQANGAMPLPVPGRHVAFNPVDDPSRPWPSFLARTREEASGLPSAAAYSMSPEDLSLTGQQYATSLLNLLHSDRSEMGPGVASGSKTELVPSWMVPQGFRDSVDPAVGFESGQRLDKKDLYWY; from the exons ATGGACGAGGACGGAATGGACAGTCCCGTGGCCGTGAAGGTGGAGGGCCACTCTCGCTCCATCATCCTGAGGTACTTCCGGGGCGACATCGGCAGCATGGTGGACGCTCACTTCCACCGCGCTCTCAACAAAGTCTCCAGGGCCAACGCTCCGGTGGGCAGGGCCAAGAAAATACGCAAAACCATCAAATTAG AGGACAGCAGCCACTGTCAGGCCAACGGCGCCATGCCTCTTCCGGTGCCGGGTCGTCACGTGGCGTTCAACCCCGTGGACGATCCCTCCAGGCCGTGGCCCTCCTTCCTCGCCAGGACCAGAGAAGAAGCCTCGGGGTTGCCGTCTGCCGCCGCGTATTCCATGTCGCCGGAAGACTTGAGTCTGACGGGGCAGCAGTACGCCACGTCCTTGCTCAACCTCTTGCACAGCGACCGCAGCGAGATGGGGCCCGGTGTGGCCTCCGGCTCAAAGACGGAACTGGTGCCCAGCTGGATGGTACCCCAGGGTTTCAGGGACTCTGTGGATCCTGCTGTAGGCTTTGAGTCTG GACAGCGTCTGGACAAGAAGGACTTGTACTGGTACTGA
- the LOC133647682 gene encoding uncharacterized protein LOC133647682 isoform X1, producing MDEDGMDSPVAVKVEGHSRSIILRYFRGDIGSMVDAHFHRALNKVSRANAPVGRAKKIRKTIKLEDSSHCQANGAMPLPVPGRHVAFNPVDDPSRPWPSFLARTREEASGLPSAAAYSMSPEDLSLTGQQYATSLLNLLHSDRSEMGPGVASGSKTELVPSWMVPQGFRDSVDPAVGFESGKQLSHGSPVCGLILVSNITRVTISA from the exons ATGGACGAGGACGGAATGGACAGTCCCGTGGCCGTGAAGGTGGAGGGCCACTCTCGCTCCATCATCCTGAGGTACTTCCGGGGCGACATCGGCAGCATGGTGGACGCTCACTTCCACCGCGCTCTCAACAAAGTCTCCAGGGCCAACGCTCCGGTGGGCAGGGCCAAGAAAATACGCAAAACCATCAAATTAG AGGACAGCAGCCACTGTCAGGCCAACGGCGCCATGCCTCTTCCGGTGCCGGGTCGTCACGTGGCGTTCAACCCCGTGGACGATCCCTCCAGGCCGTGGCCCTCCTTCCTCGCCAGGACCAGAGAAGAAGCCTCGGGGTTGCCGTCTGCCGCCGCGTATTCCATGTCGCCGGAAGACTTGAGTCTGACGGGGCAGCAGTACGCCACGTCCTTGCTCAACCTCTTGCACAGCGACCGCAGCGAGATGGGGCCCGGTGTGGCCTCCGGCTCAAAGACGGAACTGGTGCCCAGCTGGATGGTACCCCAGGGTTTCAGGGACTCTGTGGATCCTGCTGTAGGCTTTGAGTCTGGTAAGCAATTGAGTCACGGGTCGCCTGTTTGCGGCCTCATTTTGGTCTCGAATATAACCCGCGTAACGATCTCTGCCTAG